The nucleotide window AGTTATTTCAACTATTTGACCTGGCTTGATAAAAAAGATAAATTAAATGAAGAGTATGAACTTTTCTTAGAAGATTAAAATATAAAAATGTATAAATAACTATTTTTTAAAGTTAGAGATATCTTATTTAGGCATTTCTTTTGTTTCTAAGCACTTCCGAACTATCCGATTGGGTTGGTGATCAAGTAACCGCATACGCGAACACTTAGATCGCCTAAAATAAAATTGAAATAATGTACGTTATCATGTACAATATAAATATAATAAAGGAGGAGATGAAAATGAAAGTAGCAAATTCAAGCGATGTTAGGAAAAATTTTAAAAAATACTTAGATCAATCTAGAGAAGATCACGAGCCCATTATAATAACTACTGCAAACAAAGAGGATATGATATTAACATCTAGAGAAGATTATGAATCTTTGTCTGAAACTATACACCTTTTATCTTCTAGGGCTAACGGGAACAGATTATTTGATTCTATTAAGCAATATGAAGATGGGAATACTACCAGTTTTACATTAGATGAATTAAATGGTGAAAAGTAATGAGAATAGAATTTACAGAAAATGGATTAGAAGACTATAATTACTGGGCTATTAATGATAAAAAAAAATTTAAAAGGCTAATCAAGGTAATAGAGAATATAATTAGGACACCGTTTCAAGGGATAGGTAAACCCGAGCCACTAAAAAATAATTTAAAAGGACTTTGGTCTAGAAGATTAGATATAGAACATAGAATAGTTTATATAGTGGAAGATGATAAAATAGTTATATTACAATGTAGATACCACTATGATTAATTTAGTGCCTCAATATTATATAGATAGTAAATAATGAAGATCAGTTAAGAACAATACTTCAAAATTTAAATTACTATAAGTTAAAAGGTTGTATTTATTATACTAAAAAAGATACCATATGGAAATAATAACACCTGATAAATTAAAATACTTAATAGAAACTCCTAAGATCTAGACTTAAAAATCTAGGTCTTTTTTTGATTCTTCCCACTTTTCGTGAAATTCTTAATTTATAGCACAAATTTTTAGTATTTTGGTGATGCCCTTTACAGGTACCCTTACAGCTGAGCAGATCCCAGAGTTCTGTTTTCTTCCAGGCATTTTTTCAAATTTTAAAAAATTATATACTATAATACTGTGTTGTTTTTAACCTAAGTGTAAAGTGTGATAAAACTTGTTGTAATAGAGCATAAAATCGTGTAATATTTAGTATGCTAAATTTAACGAGCGATAAAAGCGACACACTTAAAAAGAATTGTTTTGGGGATATAAATAGAAAAATAATAAATTCTTTTAAAAATGGAAATACAGCAATTTTAGCATATTCTCATAGTCTAGGATCCAGTGTTATTAAAGTCAATTTAAATGGATTTAGTAATGGTTTTAAAAAAATGAAAAACATAAGATATTACCATTAAATTTAAAATTTTAAATAACCAGCAATAAATGAAAGTTCTTAAATATTCTTTTTGTAACTTTCGTATTCAAAGTCAATAAAATCAGACTTAAAAGGACACTCCTAATTAGCCTTAACCCTGTCAAGTAGACAACAAAATAAAATAACTCCAGCGGTGATAATGATTATAGAAAATGA belongs to Fusobacteria bacterium ZRK30 and includes:
- a CDS encoding type II toxin-antitoxin system Phd/YefM family antitoxin, translating into MKVANSSDVRKNFKKYLDQSREDHEPIIITTANKEDMILTSREDYESLSETIHLLSSRANGNRLFDSIKQYEDGNTTSFTLDELNGEK
- a CDS encoding Txe/YoeB family addiction module toxin, coding for MRIEFTENGLEDYNYWAINDKKKFKRLIKVIENIIRTPFQGIGKPEPLKNNLKGLWSRRLDIEHRIVYIVEDDKIVILQCRYHYD